A window of Oncorhynchus kisutch isolate 150728-3 linkage group LG10, Okis_V2, whole genome shotgun sequence contains these coding sequences:
- the LOC109897891 gene encoding Krueppel-like factor 9 yields the protein MAVAGVIDEHGRFQPMLALQDYSNSSFGGTDTDVNISCGEGGYNTMSDSTNPTPTPVSILARISLIPGGERHGLSHSPIVKKKRHVCTFDGCVRAYGKLSHLKSHIRTHTGEKPYNCSWPNCDKKFSRSDEQIRHLRTHTGEKQFQCPLCAMRFMRSDHLLKHARRHPGFEPSMISHKGNPIMD from the exons ATGGCCGTTGCCGGAGTTATTGATGAGCATGGAAGATTTCAGCCTATGTTGGCTTTGCAGGATTATAGTAATTCTTCATTTGGAGGAACTGATACAGACGTCAACATCTCATGCGGGGAAGGCGGCTACAACACGATGTCCGATTCCACCAATCCAACACCGACGCCTGTATCCATACTCGCGCGCATATCGCTCATACCAGGTGGTGAGCGACACGGATTATCGCACTCTCCAATTGTTAAAAAGAAACGACATGTTTGTACGTTTGATGGCTGTGTCAGGGCCTACGGAAAATTGTCTCACCTGAAGTCGCATATAAGGACACATACAG GTGAGAAGCCCTACAACTGCTCCTGGCCCAACTGTGACAAGAAGTTCTCGCGTTCTGATGAACAAATCCGCCACCTGCGGACTCACACGGGCGAGAAACAGTTCCAGTGCCCACTGTGTGCCATGCGCTTCATGCGAAGCGACCACCTGCTTAAGCATGCCCGCCGCCACCCTGGCTTCGAACCGTCCATGATCAGCCACAAGGGTAACCCAATAATGGACTAA